DNA from Candidatus Thermoplasmatota archaeon:
AGCAGTATGATATAACCAACAATTGCTCCAACAGGTTCGGCAATACCTGAAAGAAACGAGTAAGTTAAGGCTTTTTTTTTATTATGTGTTGCATAATAAACTGGTATCGAAATCGAGATTCCTTCAGGGATGTTATGAAGAGCAATAGCAACTGCAATAACAACACCAAGTTGGATATTACTCAGGGCAGTTCCAAATGTTGCAATCCCTTCCGGAAAATTATGAATTGCAATCGCAAGTGCTGTAAAAATACCGGTACGTTTTAGTCTGCCGTCAAAGGTTTGTGGTCTGCTATTTGATAAATTGAGATACGAATGAGGATTTTTCTTTTCTGGGATTGCCAGATCAATAAAACCAATGAACAACATACCAAGAAAAAAGGATACAATAGTGAGTACTTCTCAACATGTTGTAGTGATTGTGGAAATAACTCAACGAATGATACATAGATCATAACGCCGGCTGAAAAACCAAGAGAAAATGAGAGGTATATCATTTTTGGTTTTTTTATGAGATATGCCATGCCACTACCAATCCCTGTTGATATACCTGCTAAGACTGTTAATAAGAATGCACTATAAACTGTAATCAGGTCAAACATTTATGGCACCTTGTTTTTTTTGATTTTGACCGTTGACACATTTTTTACAGATGCTGAAAAAATTTGTATGAGCTACATCAATATTCATCTCTTTGAGTTTTTTCACTGCTGCGTAGACATCATAGACCGTTTGATGAGTAATAGTATATTTGAGAAAAGTCAGAATTTCATGTCGTTGATTAGTTAACTTAATCTTTGGATCGTTCATCTTTTCCGAGTAAGGATTATTAATCAATATTTAATAGTACTGCTTAATTGTACTGATGTACTGATAGAAAAGAAGAGCTTATTGGAGAAACTTGAGATAAATTGGCTGTTTGTTCCTGATGGTCTTCAGAAGGGTCTGAGGCGTCATGATCAAGAAATTTGGTAGGCCATGCCTCGTGTTCTATTTCTTCATGTAAGATGGCAAGTACAAGATCATATGTTCGGTGATCTTTTCCTACAGCCATATTACATATTTCTGTATATTCTCGTACTGCATATTGTTCTGCGTGAAGAAGGACTTTGACAATATTTTTAGGATCGCTTATATCTTTTGGGAGTTGTGGAGTCGGACATGCGGACATGTCATGAAATATTTTCATATTTTCAGTAATTTGCCTCCAAGTTCATAGATGGGGGATACTAGTACTTCGAAATGGTTTTGATCTTCGATACGTGCGTCTTCTACAACAACTTTACACCTCTCGCTTTCAAATCAGATAGAGGTTGCTCTGAGTACAGATGAAAAAGATCATAAATTTAGGTCGACCAAAATGTTTATATTCTTACCAAAACATTATACTAATTTGATAAATATGCCGCAAGAAGATGTTGAGGAATACCTCGAAGCGATCTACGACGTTGCTGGAAAAGAAGGAATCGCAAAAACCTCTGAAGTGGCAAAGCAACTTGACAACGCACCAGCAAGTGTTACTGAAGTTTTCCAACGGATGCAGCAAAACAATCTCGTCCGCTATGAGCCACACAAAGGAGTACGGCTAACAAAAAGAGGATTAAAAGTTGCATTAAAGATGAAACGAAAACACCGACTTCTTGAGGTATTTCTTAATAAAACACTGCAACTCCCGAAAGAAAAAATCCATGACCAAGCGTGTAAAATGGAACACACACTTTCAGATGAAACAGAAACAGCACTCTGCAAATCACTCGGCGGACCAACAGAATGTCCCCATGGATCCCCAATACCTCCCTGTAATATAGATGTTGAAAGCTGCCAACAGTGCCTCACTGAAAAAAACACAGAATATGAAAAAAGGAACGGAGAAATCATAAGTCTAACAAGTTTGAAACCAGGACAACAGGCAACCATCGCCTTTATCAGAGGAGGACGAGGTGCAGTACAACGATTGTGTGATTTGGGGCTGACGCATGGCACCACAGTTTCCCTACTCAGACAAGCACCACTCAACGGCCCTATCGAAATCTGCGTACGAGGATGTAAACTTGTTATCGGGAGGGGGATCGCGCAGAAAATCTACGTCCGCCCTGGTGTTTCAGAATGACTCAAAATATTACGATTGCACTTGCAGGAAATGCAAACGTTGGTAAAAGCGCGATTTTTAATCAACTCACGGGACTATCTCAAGTGATTGGTAATTGGCCGGGAAAAACTGTTGAAAAAGCAGAAGGAACATTAAATCACCATGGGAAAAAAATTACAATTATTGATCTTCCAGGTATTTATTCAATGTCTACCTATTCACAAGAAGAAATCATTGCACGTGAGTACATCGCATTACAACATCCTGATGTCGTCATCAATGTGGTTGACGCAACAGCTCTTGAACGAAATCTTTTCTTTACCTTGCAACTTCTTGAAATGGATATTCCGCTTATCATTTCGTTAAATATTGTTGATCAAGCAAAAAAGAAAGGATTGAATATTAATTCTAAAAAACTTGAACAGCTTCTTGGCGTACCTGTTGTTGAAACAGTTGCACCGAAAGGAATCGGTGTCCATGAGCTGATCGACAAAGCACTCCTTCTTTCATCAAAGCACAAAAAAGGCAATGAACCAAAAGTTCTGTATGGTACTGAAATTGAAAAACGTATTGAAAAGCTCATCCCGTGCATCCAAGAAACGGCAGTTGCATATCATCCAAGATGGACTGCATTAAAACTTCTTGAGGGCGATACAGCCATCATCGAACAATTTAGTAAAACACATCCAGACGTTGTAATCGCAGCAAAAATATTATCTGAAGAGATTACGCAGATTCATAAAGAACCTTGTGCAACGGTTATTGCTGCTGAGCGGTATGCTGTAGCAGGAAAAATCGTTAGAGATGTTGTAACCATTCAAGAACCAACTAAGCCATCTCTTGGCGAACGCCTCGATGCGTTGAGTATGCATAGTGTTGGTGGATATTTTTTAATGTTTAGTATCATGCTTGGTATCCTGTTATTTCTATCGATTTTTGGATCCTGGGTATCTGAACATATTACTACTTTTTTTGAGATGTTAAATCCGCAACACACGGGGTTTTGGGCTGAACTTTTATGGAATGGAGGCATGGTAGGTTTCTATGCATCACTAGCTGTCGCATTTGGTTTTATCCTC
Protein-coding regions in this window:
- a CDS encoding metal-dependent transcriptional regulator; the protein is MPQEDVEEYLEAIYDVAGKEGIAKTSEVAKQLDNAPASVTEVFQRMQQNNLVRYEPHKGVRLTKRGLKVALKMKRKHRLLEVFLNKTLQLPKEKIHDQACKMEHTLSDETETALCKSLGGPTECPHGSPIPPCNIDVESCQQCLTEKNTEYEKRNGEIISLTSLKPGQQATIAFIRGGRGAVQRLCDLGLTHGTTVSLLRQAPLNGPIEICVRGCKLVIGRGIAQKIYVRPGVSE
- the feoB gene encoding ferrous iron transport protein B, which translates into the protein MTQNITIALAGNANVGKSAIFNQLTGLSQVIGNWPGKTVEKAEGTLNHHGKKITIIDLPGIYSMSTYSQEEIIAREYIALQHPDVVINVVDATALERNLFFTLQLLEMDIPLIISLNIVDQAKKKGLNINSKKLEQLLGVPVVETVAPKGIGVHELIDKALLLSSKHKKGNEPKVLYGTEIEKRIEKLIPCIQETAVAYHPRWTALKLLEGDTAIIEQFSKTHPDVVIAAKILSEEITQIHKEPCATVIAAERYAVAGKIVRDVVTIQEPTKPSLGERLDALSMHSVGGYFLMFSIMLGILLFLSIFGSWVSEHITTFFEMLNPQHTGFWAELLWNGGMVGFYASLAVAFGFILPFYLIIGVLEDSGYLPKIAYLMDRPCHSLGVHGKACMPMLVALGCNVPACVGCRIMETKRDRFIAIFLSTLVPCSARTAVILGLVGSYVGVQWALLLFVIDIVLIFGIGKILNRLIPGASVGIIMEMPPYRMPQATVVLKQAWSRFKPFLLTAVPLIILGGLCIEVMRLTGILDGISGALSPITVGWLGLPVFTGFLLIFGILRKEAALVLLTTVAGSLDIRSVMSPVQMIVFAFVVMVYVPCIATIAALVREIGWKNAFIITITEIGLAVFLGGILFRVLGIFL